Proteins encoded in a region of the Bactrocera tryoni isolate S06 chromosome 4, CSIRO_BtryS06_freeze2, whole genome shotgun sequence genome:
- the LOC120774713 gene encoding glutathione synthetase-like isoform X2 gives MTETPVLEPCIPLPIAERTLIDVTEKAKDWAIMHGAAMRSKTNFSSDALNFAPFILMPSSFPRKEFEKARNLQTIINQLMHNVAHDEEFLTTTLAETVKVDEFTANLFNVYKKVLANGFGQAYSLGLLRSDYLAHMFEDNSVKQVEINTIASSFGGISTHMMPLQSFVMSELGHADKIKNMPENTALSGLCGGMIKAWEVYAQPKAVILFVIEDVSYNICDQRFHEFYIREQRPDIKVLRRTLTEVHKEGKLGPNKELLLGEYEVAVIYFRAGYEPQHYHSQDEWDARYMMECSRAIKCPSIHYHLAGTKKVQQALAQPEMLERFISDPEKIKAVGQIFTGLYSLDDSEAGNASYEMALKEPERFVLKPQREGGGNNVYGADIPDALRKMSRVERAAWILMDLIQPPISKGYMIRPGGKSPPEVVDLVSELGIFGVILGDVDNVICNYQAGHMLRTKLSTANEGGVAAGLGALDSPYLLD, from the exons ATGACGGAAACACCGGTACTTGAACCTTGCATACCATTGCCAATTGCGGAACGTACATTGATTGATGTGACGGAAAAGGCGAAAGATTGGGCTATAATGCATGGTGCTGCTATGCGCTCCAAAACCAACTTCAGCTCGGATGCACTAAAT TTCGCACCATTTATATTGATGCCGTCGTCATTCCCGCGCAAAGAGTTCGAAAAGGCTAGGAATTTGCAAACCATAATCAATCAATTGATGCATAATGTGGCGCATGATGAGGAATTTCTAACTACAACACTGGCCGAAACCGTAAAAGTCGATGAGTTTACTGCTAATTTATTTAATGTCTACAAAAAAGTACTCGCTAATGGTTTTGGACAG GCTTATTCGCTCGGTTTATTACGTTCCGACTATTTGGCTCACATGTTCGAAGACAATTCAGTTAAACAAGTTGAAATCAACACGATTGCCTCTAGTTTCGGTGGCATCTCCACACATATGATGCCTCTGCAGag CTTTGTGATGAGCGAGTTGGGGCATGCGGATAAAATTAagaat ATGCCCGAAAATACTGCTTTGTCCGGCCTTTGTGGTGGCATGATCAAAGCTTGGGAAGTATATGCTCAGCCCAAAGCGGTTATTCTTTTTGTCATCGAAGATGTTTCCTACAATATTTGCGATCAG cGTTTCCATGAGTTTTATATACGCGAACAGCGCCCAGATATTAAAGTATTACGTCGTACTCTAACGGAGGTGCATAAAGAGGGCAAATTGGGACCAAATAAAGAGCTTTTACT CGGTGAATACGAAGTGGCTGTCATTTATTTCCGCGCCGGCTATGAACCTCAGCACTACCACTCACAAGATGAATGGGATGCACGCTATATGATGGAGTGTTCGCGTGCGATAAAATGTCCATCCATACACTACCATTTGGCCGGTACCAAGAAGGTGCAGCAAGCGCTTGCTCAACCAGAAATGCTGGAGCGATTTATAAGCGACCCAGAAAAA ATAAAAGCTGTGGGTCAAATCTTCACCGGGCTCTACTCGTTGGACGACTCTGAAGCAGGCAATGCCTCATACGAAATGGCATTGAAAGAACCGGAACGTTTTGTACTGAAGCCACAGCGCGAAGGCGGTGGTAATAATGTTTATGGCGCTGACATTCCAGATGCACTGCGG AAAATGAGTCGCGTTGAACGCGCCGCCTGGATTCTTATGGATCTAATTCAGCCACCAATATCCAAGGGTTACATGATACGTCCGGGTGGCAAATCGCCACCAGAAGTGGTGGATCTCGTGTCAGAGCTGGGCATTTTTGGCGTAATACTGGGTGATGTAGATAATGTGATTTGCAATTATCAAGCGGGTCATATGCTGCGCACGAAACTCTCGACTGCGAACGAGGGCGGTGTTGCAGCGGGACTTGGCGCCTTGGACAGTCCTTATTTACTGGATTAG
- the LOC120774425 gene encoding vacuolar protein sorting-associated protein 4, which yields MASGTTLQKAIDLVTKATEEDRNKNYAEALRLYEHGVEYFLHAIKYEAQGEKAKDSIRAKCLQYLDRAEKLKEYLKKGKKKPVKEGESSSKDDKDKKDDSDSDGEDPEKKKLQSKLEGAIVIEKPHVKWSDVAGLDAAKEALKEAVILPIKFPHLFTGKRIPWKGILLFGPPGTGKSYLAKAVATEANNSTFFSVSSSDLMSKWLGESEKLVKNLFELARQHKPSIIFIDEIDSMCSARSDNENDSVRRIKTEFLVQMQGVGNDTDGILVLGATNIPWVLDSAIRRRFEKRIYIPLPEAHARLVMFKIHLGNTTHVLTEADLKELASKTDGYSGADISIVVRDALMEPVRKVQTATHFKRVTGPSPTNKEVIVDDLLVPCSPGDDGATEMSWMDVPSDKLFEPPVTMRDMLKSLSRTKPTVNDDDLVKLRKFTEDFGQEG from the exons ATGGCCTCAGGCACGACTTTGCAAAAAGCTATTGATTTGGTGACCAAAGCGACAGAAGAAGACCGCAACAAAAATTATGCTGAGGCTTTACGTCTCTACGAACATGGCGTAGAGTATTTTCTACATGCAATTAAAT ATGAGGCACAAGGTGAGAAAGCCAAGGACTCAATTCGTGCCAAGTGCCTACAGTATTTGGATCGAGCTGAAAAACTTAAAGAATATCTCAAGAAAGGCAAGAAAAAACCTGTAAAGGAGGGTGAATCAAGCTCGAA AGATGACAAAGATAAAAAGGATGATAGTGATTCAGATGGCGAAGATCCTGAAAAGAAGAAACTTCAAAGTAAATTAGAAGGCGCAATAGTAATTGAGAAGCCGCACGTCAAGTGGTCCGATGTAGCTGGTTTAGATGCTGCAAAAGAGGCCCTTAAAGAGGCAGTTATCTTGCCAATCAAATTCCCACATCTATTCACGGGCAAACGTATACCTTGGAAAGGTATTCTGCTTTTTGGTCCTCCTGGTACCGGCAAATCATATCTTGCCAAAGCTGTTGCCACAGAGGCAAACAATTCAACTTTCTTCTCAGTTTCCAGTTCGGATTTGATGTCGAAATGGTTAGGTGAATCCGAAAAGTTGGTCAAAAATCTCTTCGAATTAGCACGTCAACATAAACCATCAATTATTTTCATCGATGAAATTGATTCCATGTGTTCGGCACGTTCGGATAATGAAAACGACAGTGTGCGACGCATCAAAACAGAGTTCTTGGTGCAAATGCAAGGTGTTGGCAATGATACAGATGGTATTCTGGTACTTGGTGCCACTAATATACCATGGGTATTGGATTCAGCTATACGTCGACGTTTCGAAAAGCGTATCTACATTCCATTACCTGAGGCTCACGCTCGTCTGGTAATGTTTAAGATACATTTGGGTAATACCACACATGTTTTAACCGAGGCTGATCTCAAAGAACTAGCATCAAAAACAGATGG ttATTCAGGCGCTGATATTTCCATTGTCGTGCGCGACGCTCTTATGGAACCAGTGCGTAAAGTGCAAACCGCCACACACTTCAAG AGAGTAACTGGTCCGTCACCAACAAATAAGGAGGTTATAGTTGATGACTTGTTGGTGCCCTGCTCGCCTGGTGATGACGGCGCAACTGAAATGTCCTGGATGGATGTGCCTAGTGATAAGTTATTCGAGCCACCAGTTACTATG cGCGACATGTTGAAATCATTGTCTCGTACAAAACCCACTGTCAACGATGATGATCTAGTTAAGCTGCGTAAATTCACCGAAGACTTCGGACAAGAGGGATAA
- the LOC120773992 gene encoding uncharacterized protein LOC120773992: MRDLHKALALFNEESAMDYCEEFDDTKSVLLYCNQHVKPFSKVHFRGGNELIINELVRRLQQALLDRQLIDSENKKPLAKAHQKLRKVLIFLFANTDATYKYNLHSDTAIAHVLEQCPLLPKFLLVTLVWELQLDQFFYEALSYTPCWFAFQYFETAADTMKFIEDPYDVLEKVEQLMRSLLICISRSEYRKIDMVDKKIIYNKLYDYSMNLLRQFYTPDSEKFKQFSKLQFFRYSGFALKHLLQMTLFAFDLFESPDKARPNINVDIYEIGREVCPPVPDNEAAKPSDALKEQQLKIIKALLNSLQYNVMLVKIDVFMYWVEVDITPTTTLQLSIGEMIYEVGERMRANPKFGHDVEEQLKMLAIKPKTLSETIESATLGEILRNLDENSPQHVKKAWFDELFNRSIALGNEECLESIKEHIKLLTPINCQLALDFIKQSSQLQAIDNENEEGGGEGENSEKMQIDPSDFESLTSLILLGIQNFKSEDILQLLAYQTKAFGKSTNICCQDDYQHRVNEFLNKYVSSFDFQQFLVLCFENPSQMWTKFFECACHNSEHVRNFCKTVQQSRPFSNVYFDELLEDAMHDSDKLKQKKFPELLCEIYFVLYHPSRKTEFLKQFMNKNVNALLDAQRFGHLLPVVNALNLIAAHGETQSNKPLTFGEVTAPVLLMAAQIMDKARWDLITYTDERDELVRECIQFIQYTSKRFLPVATEKDRKWITKVIKDSYRPITQYYFQKFSQAPDQPAVDFDRFLIRLEIEDKSEAEMFLIINYVRCTMKETEWLARSDRLLPHISDVMIILSGVVVETDNPNAINNYRHCLSNYANIVIKFVLPPLKNDTKKIEKLMLKVLKIIESAPPQLYEEVFISFTALLLDIMRNCALPLKDEDNIVKSVRKFIGDMKDCQGKEMFLEKFQALVTELLT, encoded by the exons ATGCGTGATTTACACAAAGCATTGGCATTGTTTAACGAAGAATCTGCGATGGATTATTGCGAGGAATTCGACGATACAAAATCGGTATTACTTTACTGCAACCAACATGTGAAACCATTCTCTAAAGTACATTTCCGTGGCG GTAATGAATTAATTATCAACGAATTAGTTCGTCGTCTGCAGCAAGCACTACTCGATCGACAATTAATTGATTCAGAGAATAAAAAACCTTTGGCGAAGGCACATCAAAAACTGCGTAAAGTTTTGATATTCCTATTTGCAAATACCGACGCTACCTACAAATATAACTTGCACAGTGACACCGCAATTGCGCATGTTTTGGAGCAGTGCCCTTTGCTACCTAAATTCTTATTAGTTACACTAGTTTGGGAGTTGCAACTAGATCAGTTTTTCTATGAGGCACTCTCTTATACCCCTTGTTGGTTTGCTTTTCAGTATTTTGAGACCGCTGCAGATacaatgaaatttattgaaGATCCATATGACGTTTTGGAAAAAGTAGAGCAGCTAATGCGTTCCTTGCTCATTTGCATATCACGTTCCGAATATCGCAAGATTGACATGGtagataaaaaaatcatttacaaCAAATTGTATGATTACAGCATGAATTTACTCCGACAATTCTATACACCTGATTCtgaaaaatttaagcaattcagtaaattgcaatttttccgATACTCTGGTTTTGCtttaaaacatttacttcaaaTGACCTTGTTTGCATTTGATTTATTCGAATCGCCAGACAAAGCAAGGCCAAATATAAATGTTGATATATATGAAATAGGTCGAGAAGTATGTCCGCCTGTGCCAGATAATGAAGCAGCAAAGCCCTCGGATGCGCTGAAAGAGCAGCAGTTAAAGATAATAAAAGCTCTCCTCAATTCACTACAATACAACGTTATGTTGGTTAAAATAGATGTCTTCATGTATTGGGTTGAAGTAGATATTACTCCTACAACAACATTACAGTTATCAATTGGTGAAATGATTTATGAAGTTGGCGAACGAATGCGCGCAAATCCTAAATTTGGACACGATGTCGAAGAGCAACTAAAAATGCTGGCTATTAAACCGAAAACCCTTAGTGAGACAATTGAGAGCGCAACATTGGGGGAAATTTTACGTAACTTAGATGAAAACTCTCCGCAACATGTAAAAAAAGCATGGTTCGATGAGCTTTTTAACCGATCCATTGCTCTTGGTAATGAAGAATGCCTGGAATCCATTAAAGAACATATAAAGCTGCTGACTCCTATTAATTGTCAATTGGCCTTGGATTTTATCAAGCAATCTTCACAATTACAAGCAATCGACAATGAAAACGAAGAAGGTGGTGGTGAAGGCGAAAATAGCGAGAAAATGCAAATAGATCCTTCCGATTTTGAATCTTTGACATCGTTAATACTTTTGGGTATACAGAATTTTAAATCCGAAGATATATTACAATTGTTGGCTTATCAAACGAAAGCTTTCGGCAAATCCACAAATATTTGCTGTCAGGATGACTACCAACATCGCGTAAATGAGTTTCTCAATAAATACGTCAGCTCATTTGATTTCCAGCAATTTCTGGTGCTCTGTTTTGAGAACCCGTCTCAAATGTGGACCAAATTCTTTGAATGTGCCTGCCACAATTCGGAACATGTGCGCAACTTTTGCAAAACAGTACAACAATCGCGACCATTTTCGAATGTATATTTTGACGAATTGCTCGAAGATGCAATGCATGATTCTGAcaagctgaaacaaaaaaagtttcctgagttattgtgtgaaatatattttgtcTTGTACCATCCTTCGCGCAAAACCgagtttttaaaacaatttatgaataaaaatgtgAATGCGTTGTTAGATGCTCAACGATTTGGACATCTGCTGCCAGTTGTGAATGCGTTAAATTTAATTGCAGCACATGGAGAAACACAGTCGAATAAACCGCTGACATTTGGTGAAGTTACTGCACCGGTGTTACTGATGGCTGCACAAATCATGGATAAGGCTCGTTGGGATCTTATCACTTATACGGATGAACGGGATGAATTGGTGCGTGAATGCATACAGTTTATACAGTACACTTCCAAAAGATTTCTGCCCGTGGCTACAGAAAAAG aTCGAAAATGGATTACCAAAGTCATTAAAGATTCTTATAGGCCTATAACTCAGTATTACTTTCAAAAATTCTCACAGGCACCAGATCAACCGGCGGTAGATTTCGATCGTTTTCTCATACGTTTAGAAATTGAAGACAAATCAGAGGCTGAAATGTTCctaattatt AATTATGTTCGTTGTACCATGAAAGAGACAGAATGGCTGGCCCGTAGTGACCGTCTCCTGCCTCACATATCCGATGTTATGATCATTTTAAGTGGCGTTGTTGTTGAAACAGATAATCCGAATGCAATTAATAATTATCGTCACTGTCTAAGCAATTAcgcaaatattgtaataaaatttgtattgccACCATTGAAAAATGATacgaagaaaattgaaaaattaatgctcaaggttttgaaaattatcgaaTCAGCTCCACCACAGCTTTATGAAGAAGTATTTATTAGTTTTACCGCTTTACTTCTGGATATCATGCGTAATTGTGCGCTTCCGTTGAAGGATGAAGACAACATAGTGAAATCTGTGCGCAAATTCATCGGTGATATGAAAGACTGCCAAGGGAAAGAAATGTTCTTGGAGAAATTCCAAGCATTAGTAACTGAACTGTTAACCTAA
- the LOC120774713 gene encoding glutathione synthetase-like isoform X3 gives MTETPVLEPCIPLPIAERTLIDVTEKAKDWAIMHGAAMRSKTNFSSDALNFAPFILMPSSFPRKEFEKARNLQTIINQLMHNVAHDEEFLTTTLAETVKVDEFTANLFNVYKKVLANGFGQPISLGLLRSDLMLETNCAELLEKEKQAPCAYCCWKQVEINTIASGFGHLGPVSKNIQRLIRSVYYVPTIWLTCSKTIQLNKLKSTRLPLVSVASPHI, from the exons ATGACGGAAACACCGGTACTTGAACCTTGCATACCATTGCCAATTGCGGAACGTACATTGATTGATGTGACGGAAAAGGCGAAAGATTGGGCTATAATGCATGGTGCTGCTATGCGCTCCAAAACCAACTTCAGCTCGGATGCACTAAAT TTCGCACCATTTATATTGATGCCGTCGTCATTCCCGCGCAAAGAGTTCGAAAAGGCTAGGAATTTGCAAACCATAATCAATCAATTGATGCATAATGTGGCGCATGATGAGGAATTTCTAACTACAACACTGGCCGAAACCGTAAAAGTCGATGAGTTTACTGCTAATTTATTTAATGTCTACAAAAAAGTACTCGCTAATGGTTTTGGACAG CCAATTTCGTTGGGCCTATTGCGCAGTGATTTGATGTTGGAGACGAATTGTGCAGAATTGCTAGAAAAAGAGAAACAAGCCCCGTGTGCCTACTGTTGCTGGAAACAAGTTGAAATTAACACTATAGCTTCTGGTTTTGGCCATTTAGGACCAGTaagcaaaaatatacaaag GCTTATTCGCTCGGTTTATTACGTTCCGACTATTTGGCTCACATGTTCGAAGACAATTCAGTTAAACAAGTTGAAATCAACACGATTGCCTCTAGTTTCGGTGGCATCTCCACACATATGA
- the LOC120774713 gene encoding glutathione synthetase-like isoform X1, whose protein sequence is MTETPVLEPCIPLPIAERTLIDVTEKAKDWAIMHGAAMRSKTNFSSDALNFAPFILMPSSFPRKEFEKARNLQTIINQLMHNVAHDEEFLTTTLAETVKVDEFTANLFNVYKKVLANGFGQPISLGLLRSDLMLETNCAELLEKEKQAPCAYCCWKQVEINTIASGFGHLGPVSKNIQSFVMSELGHADKIKNMPENTALSGLCGGMIKAWEVYAQPKAVILFVIEDVSYNICDQRFHEFYIREQRPDIKVLRRTLTEVHKEGKLGPNKELLLGEYEVAVIYFRAGYEPQHYHSQDEWDARYMMECSRAIKCPSIHYHLAGTKKVQQALAQPEMLERFISDPEKIKAVGQIFTGLYSLDDSEAGNASYEMALKEPERFVLKPQREGGGNNVYGADIPDALRKMSRVERAAWILMDLIQPPISKGYMIRPGGKSPPEVVDLVSELGIFGVILGDVDNVICNYQAGHMLRTKLSTANEGGVAAGLGALDSPYLLD, encoded by the exons ATGACGGAAACACCGGTACTTGAACCTTGCATACCATTGCCAATTGCGGAACGTACATTGATTGATGTGACGGAAAAGGCGAAAGATTGGGCTATAATGCATGGTGCTGCTATGCGCTCCAAAACCAACTTCAGCTCGGATGCACTAAAT TTCGCACCATTTATATTGATGCCGTCGTCATTCCCGCGCAAAGAGTTCGAAAAGGCTAGGAATTTGCAAACCATAATCAATCAATTGATGCATAATGTGGCGCATGATGAGGAATTTCTAACTACAACACTGGCCGAAACCGTAAAAGTCGATGAGTTTACTGCTAATTTATTTAATGTCTACAAAAAAGTACTCGCTAATGGTTTTGGACAG CCAATTTCGTTGGGCCTATTGCGCAGTGATTTGATGTTGGAGACGAATTGTGCAGAATTGCTAGAAAAAGAGAAACAAGCCCCGTGTGCCTACTGTTGCTGGAAACAAGTTGAAATTAACACTATAGCTTCTGGTTTTGGCCATTTAGGACCAGTaagcaaaaatatacaaag CTTTGTGATGAGCGAGTTGGGGCATGCGGATAAAATTAagaat ATGCCCGAAAATACTGCTTTGTCCGGCCTTTGTGGTGGCATGATCAAAGCTTGGGAAGTATATGCTCAGCCCAAAGCGGTTATTCTTTTTGTCATCGAAGATGTTTCCTACAATATTTGCGATCAG cGTTTCCATGAGTTTTATATACGCGAACAGCGCCCAGATATTAAAGTATTACGTCGTACTCTAACGGAGGTGCATAAAGAGGGCAAATTGGGACCAAATAAAGAGCTTTTACT CGGTGAATACGAAGTGGCTGTCATTTATTTCCGCGCCGGCTATGAACCTCAGCACTACCACTCACAAGATGAATGGGATGCACGCTATATGATGGAGTGTTCGCGTGCGATAAAATGTCCATCCATACACTACCATTTGGCCGGTACCAAGAAGGTGCAGCAAGCGCTTGCTCAACCAGAAATGCTGGAGCGATTTATAAGCGACCCAGAAAAA ATAAAAGCTGTGGGTCAAATCTTCACCGGGCTCTACTCGTTGGACGACTCTGAAGCAGGCAATGCCTCATACGAAATGGCATTGAAAGAACCGGAACGTTTTGTACTGAAGCCACAGCGCGAAGGCGGTGGTAATAATGTTTATGGCGCTGACATTCCAGATGCACTGCGG AAAATGAGTCGCGTTGAACGCGCCGCCTGGATTCTTATGGATCTAATTCAGCCACCAATATCCAAGGGTTACATGATACGTCCGGGTGGCAAATCGCCACCAGAAGTGGTGGATCTCGTGTCAGAGCTGGGCATTTTTGGCGTAATACTGGGTGATGTAGATAATGTGATTTGCAATTATCAAGCGGGTCATATGCTGCGCACGAAACTCTCGACTGCGAACGAGGGCGGTGTTGCAGCGGGACTTGGCGCCTTGGACAGTCCTTATTTACTGGATTAG
- the LOC120774782 gene encoding mitochondrial fission process protein 1: MSKEYDVYRDSKLRYLGYSNEVGEAFRPLIHRNLVRASYLLATAYVCADAVDKSVREHQRGSSTKQIAVVTGDVFTWQMVASVIIPGITINRITWLTGYLIRKAEVKKAFGKILPTAVGLCSIPLIIGPIDRFTDHLMDDTYRKWLS, translated from the exons ATGAGCAAAGAATACGACGTGTATAGGGATAGCAAATTGCGGTACTTAG GATACTCCAACGAGGTAGGAGAAGCATTCCGCCCACTCATACATCGCAATTTGGTGCGTGCATCCTATTTACTGGCCACGGCTTATGTATGTGCTGATGCTGTTGATAAATCAGTCAGGGAACATCAACGCGGAAGCAGCACCAAACAAATAGCCGTTGTTACTGGTGATGTATTCACATGGCAAATGGTCGCCTCTGTCATCATTCCCGGCATCACAATAAATAG AATAACTTGGCTGACTGGCTATTTGATTCGTAAAGCGGAAGTTAAAAAAGCTTTTGGAAAGATATTACCCACCGCAGTTGGTTTGTGTTCAATTCCATTAATAATCGGTCCCATAGATAGATTTACCGATCATCTAATGGATGATACATACCGAAAATGGTTAAGCTAA
- the LOC120774492 gene encoding vesicle-associated membrane protein/synaptobrevin-binding protein, producing MEKPKELIIEPKGELRFVGPFTRPVITVMKITNPTDNIILFKIKTTAPKRYCVRPNFGSLEPHTHARIEICLQPFVYDPNDKNKHKFMVQSLVVLDHSVEDWNKLWKESEPHQLMDVKLRCVFEMPTVTSAADSSVTAGTNEIVKQEITETENKAIPFREEKVSNVQPSDQREELLSDIRRLREDNEKLLREKRHLTDEIVKVRDSYSKPMYDQAYTPILGEKQIPVFYIALSIVAAIFGFLFGKYF from the exons ATGGAGAAGCCGAAGGAATTGATCATTGAGCCAAAAGGCGAACTGCGCTTTGTAG GTCCCTTCACTCGTCCCGTTATCACTGTTATGAAAATAACCAATCCAACAGATAACATTATACTGTTCAAGATCAAAACGACCGCTCCAAAACGATATTGCGTGCGTCCAAATTTCGGTTCACTCGAACCACATACGCATGCCAGGATTGAAA tttgtttACAACCTTTTGTGTATGATCCCAACGACAAAAATAAGCATAAGTTCATGGTACAGAGCCTGGTTGTGCTCGATCACTCCGTTGAAGACTGGAACAAGTTG tGGAAAGAGTCAGAACCACATCAGTTGATGGATGTGAAGTTGAGATGTGTCTTCGAGATGCCAACTGTAACGTCAGCCGCAGACAGCAGTGTTACTGCAG GCACCAATGAAATTGTAAAACAAGAAATTACTGAGACAGAAAATAAAGCAATTCCATTTCGCGAAGAGAAA GTATCAAATGTGCAACCATCGGATCAACGTGAAGAGTTATTGTCCGACATTAGGCGGCTGCGCGAAGACAATGAGAAATTGCTCAGAGAGAAGCGTCATCTTAcg gATGAAATCGTCAAAGTACGGGATTCATATTCGAAACCGATGTACGATCAGGCCTATACACCTATTCTGGGCGAGAAACAAATTCCGGTGTTCTATATAGCGTTGTCGATTGTTGCGGCCATATTTGGCTTTCtgtttggcaaatatttttga
- the LOC120775795 gene encoding cytosol aminopeptidase-like: protein MSSLRITNWLTKSLLRFRNVKNFQQVYLRCYADDSRVTKGLVIGLYQKEGEKEAKLTSSGEKFDDRVQGKVSELIKETNLSGRLGRGKVFNNIDQEFRSIAVVGVGREGAGFNELEMLDEGMENVRVAAGVGARSLQMQGCSEVFVDSMEYPEQAAEGSALAIWRYQDNKMKKDRTIIPKLELYDSPDIDAWTRGLFKAEAQNLARRLSDAPANQMTPTTFAQATVDALCPCGVTVEIRTMEWIEQQHLNSFLMIAKGSCEPPVLLEISYCGTAPEDKPILLLGKGMTFNSGGLCLRPCKGMDEYRGAMAGAAVVVASIRAAAALSLPINISAVIPLCENMPSGMACKPGDVVTLLNGKSLAIRDTDKAGVVVMADPLIYAQTTYKPRLVVDVATLGKGVKKALGGGATGIFSNSHYIWKQFQKAGSLTGDRMWRLPLWNYYKYLVTNHVSFDVSNNGSGPASSCLAAAILHQFVPCVDWAHLDIRGVGMLTKYGTLPYLLKDRMTGRPTRTMIQFLYQMACPDQQK from the exons ATGTCCTCGCTACGCATAACAAATTGGCTAACAAAATCTCTGCTGAGATTtcgaaatgtgaaaaatttccaACAAGTCTATCTGAGGTGTTACGCCGATGATTCGCGTGTGACG AAAGGACTTGTGATCGGCCTATATCAGAAGGAGGGCGAGAAGGAGGCAAAGCTAACGTCGAGTGGAGAGAAATTCGATGACCGTGTGCAGGGCAAAGTATCTGAGTTAATCAAAGA AACGAATCTATCTGGAAGGTTGGGCAGAGGAAAGGTTTTCAACAATATTGATCAGGAATTTCGATCTATAGCAGTGGTCGGTGTTGGACGTGAAGGCGCTGGTTTCAATGAGTTGGAAATGTTGGATGAAGGCATG GAAAATGTTCGCGTAGCAGCTGGTGTCGGTGCACGCAGCCTGCAGATGCAAGGCTGTTCAGAGGTTTTTGTGGATTCAATGGAATATCCCGAGCAAGCTGCCGAGGGTAGTGCTTTGGCGATTTGGCGTTACCaagataataaaatgaaaaaagaccGAACAATAATTCCCAAATTAGAATTGTACGACTCACCCGACATAGACGCTTGGACACGTGGTCTATTTAAAGCCGAAGCACAAAATCTTGCTCGTCGTCTTAGTGACGCACCAGCCAACCAAATGACCCCAACTACATTTGCACAAGCCACCGTCGATGCCTTATGCCCATGCGGTGTAACTGTGGAAATTCGTACAATGGAGTGGATAGAGCAGCAACATTTGAACTCTTTTCTAATGATTGCGAAAGGCTCGTGTGAGCCGCCAGTCTTACTGGAAATCAGCTATTGTGGCACAGCTCCCGAAGATAAACCGATATTGTTGTTGGGCAAGGGTATGACATTCAATAG TGGCGGTCTCTGCTTGCGTCCATGCAAAGGAATGGATGAATACCGTGGAGCCATGGCCGGTGCTGCTGTTGTGGTCGCTTCCATTCGTGCCGCCGCGGCTCTATCGTTGCCTATTAACATTTCCGCTGTTATACCACTTTGCGAGAATATGCCCTCGGGCATGGCTTGCAAGCCAGGTGACGTAGTCACGTTACTCAACGGCAAATCATTGGCGATACGC GACACGGATAAAGCTGGCGTCGTGGTGATGGCTGATCCATTGATCTATGCACAGACTACATACAAACCACGTCTGGTGGTCGATGTGGCTACGCTTGGTAAGGGTGTCAAAAAGGCGTTGGGTGGTGGAGCTACGggcatattttcaaattcacattacatttggaagcaattccAAAAGGCTGGCTCACTAACTGGCGATCGCATGTGGCGCTTACCATTGTGGAACTACTATAAATATTTGGTTACGA ACCATGTTAGTTTTGATGTCAGCAACAATGGTTCTGGACCGGCTTCATCTTGCCTGGCAGCGGCAATATTGCAC CAATTTGTGCCTTGTGTCGATTGGGCTCATTTGGATATACGGGGCGTGGGTATGTTGACAAAGTACGGTACTCTGCCATATTTGTTGAAAGATCGCATGACGGGCCGCCCAACTCGTACCATGATACAATTCCTATATCAAATGGCCTGTCCAGACCAACAGAAGTAG